The following proteins are encoded in a genomic region of Pirellulales bacterium:
- a CDS encoding 7-cyano-7-deazaguanine synthase, translating into ALAPLASNPFPDATDKFFAAYEQALNLATGGQVHIERPFAQMTKRQVMELGRAYPLELTFSCIDPREGLHCGRCNKCAERMQAFQSAGMADPTQYAARGLAG; encoded by the coding sequence CGCGCTTGCGCCCTTGGCCTCGAACCCTTTCCCCGACGCCACGGACAAGTTCTTTGCCGCTTACGAGCAAGCGCTCAATCTGGCGACTGGCGGGCAGGTTCATATCGAACGCCCCTTCGCCCAGATGACCAAACGCCAGGTTATGGAGTTGGGGAGGGCTTACCCGCTGGAACTGACTTTCTCTTGCATCGATCCCCGCGAGGGACTGCATTGTGGCCGCTGCAACAAATGTGCGGAAAGGATGCAGGCGTTCCAGAGTGCCGGCATGGCCGATCCTACGCAGTACGCCGCCCGCGGGTTGGCCGGATAG